The proteins below come from a single Gimesia alba genomic window:
- a CDS encoding CinA family protein: MVPEFLIQVATQVKEALTLRGQRLVIAESCTGGLVATSFTSLPGISEYFCGSAVVYRWDTKMKWLGVKPETLEKYTDVSVETAREMALGVLKQTPEASLAASITGHLGPDAPQQQDGMICIAVAVRTASGLDSSPELFAVETFQCDRLMEEVPLDFQPSVDFTLRQYRQLTAARQMLKLILAALES, from the coding sequence ATGGTACCCGAGTTTTTAATCCAGGTTGCGACACAAGTTAAAGAGGCGCTCACACTACGGGGCCAAAGGCTGGTGATTGCCGAGAGCTGTACCGGAGGCCTGGTTGCGACCTCATTCACAAGCTTGCCCGGAATTTCGGAGTACTTTTGCGGTTCCGCAGTGGTTTACCGCTGGGATACTAAAATGAAATGGCTGGGGGTGAAACCGGAGACACTCGAAAAATATACGGATGTGAGCGTTGAGACAGCCCGCGAGATGGCGCTGGGAGTTTTGAAACAGACTCCGGAAGCGTCACTGGCTGCATCAATTACGGGGCATCTGGGCCCCGATGCACCCCAGCAGCAGGACGGAATGATTTGTATCGCAGTTGCAGTTCGAACTGCGTCGGGTCTGGACAGTTCGCCGGAATTATTTGCTGTGGAAACCTTTCAATGTGACAGGCTGATGGAAGAAGTGCCACTCGATTTTCAGCCCAGCGTAGATTTTACACTTCGTCAATACAGGCAGCTTACCGCCGCCCGTCAGATGTTGAAGCTGATTTTGGCTGCTTTAGAATCATAA
- a CDS encoding exo-beta-N-acetylmuramidase NamZ domain-containing protein, translated as MKSHTLNAVCFLFLVISLQNGHAEAPPRLPHVKPEAVGMDPGRLALIDFVVQRGLERNSMPGAVVLVGYQGKVVFLKAFGDRQLLPEKIAMTTDTVFDMASLTKPVATATSVMQLVEQGKIKLSDPVSKYIPEFAANGKQDVTVYQLLTHQGGLIPDNSMKDYQDGPEKAMERIYALKLYYEPGTRFAYTDVGFILLAEIVKRVTGQTVHEYSSKHIFQPLGMKETGYLPGPELQKRAATTQQRKKRWMQGEVHDPRAYALGGVAGHAGLFSTAEDLAVYAQALLKQGTYEGAQILKPETVDIMTRGYPVVDVIRGLGWDKLSRYSSNRGDFFSRHAFGHGGFTGTSMWIDPAQDLFVIFLSNRVHPDGKGSVNSLAGRIGTIAAAAIDQRTQSRTGKAAVSSDSLEVLSGIDVLRQQQFQALKGLRIGLITNHTGLSRDGKSTVQLLQEAPGVQLKTLFSPEHGFAGKLDVSKIGDSTDQKTGLKIFSLYGKTRTPTPESLQELDALVFDIQDIGTRFYTYISTMGNAMQAAKKQGIKFIVLDRPNPINGVDFAGPVLDEGSQSFVGYHRIPVRHGMTAGELARMFNEELKLNVELQVVPLKNWKRHMYYDETGLTWVNPSPNMRNLNEAVLYPGIGLLETTNLSVGRGTDTPFEWIGAPWLDGMKLARQLNRSGLPGVRFVPVQFTPESSKFAGELCGGVNFIITDRRQFQSVRTGLEVAHQLRLLFPDQWETKRFNRLLANQRVFDAVVAGKSVFAIQALYQQELAEFAIRRAKFLLY; from the coding sequence ATGAAGAGCCACACGTTAAATGCAGTTTGTTTTCTGTTTCTTGTTATTAGTTTGCAGAACGGGCATGCAGAAGCCCCACCGCGACTGCCTCACGTCAAGCCGGAAGCCGTCGGCATGGATCCGGGGCGACTGGCATTGATTGACTTTGTGGTTCAACGTGGCCTGGAACGGAATTCGATGCCCGGAGCCGTCGTGCTGGTAGGCTATCAGGGCAAGGTTGTGTTTCTCAAAGCCTTTGGCGATCGTCAGCTGCTACCTGAAAAAATCGCAATGACCACCGACACGGTGTTTGATATGGCTTCGTTGACAAAGCCGGTCGCGACTGCGACGAGCGTGATGCAGCTGGTGGAGCAGGGCAAGATTAAACTCAGCGATCCCGTTTCGAAGTACATCCCGGAATTTGCTGCGAACGGCAAACAGGATGTGACCGTTTATCAGTTATTGACCCATCAGGGAGGCCTGATTCCCGATAACTCAATGAAGGATTATCAGGATGGCCCCGAGAAAGCGATGGAGCGGATTTATGCGCTCAAGTTGTATTACGAGCCGGGAACCCGTTTTGCTTATACCGACGTCGGTTTCATCTTGCTGGCAGAGATTGTGAAACGGGTGACGGGGCAGACGGTTCATGAATATTCGAGCAAGCATATCTTTCAACCTCTGGGAATGAAAGAGACTGGTTATCTGCCCGGACCGGAGTTGCAGAAACGGGCGGCGACAACCCAGCAACGTAAAAAACGCTGGATGCAAGGCGAAGTACATGATCCGCGGGCCTACGCATTAGGTGGGGTTGCCGGGCATGCAGGGTTATTCTCGACTGCGGAAGATCTGGCCGTTTATGCACAGGCGTTGCTCAAACAGGGCACTTATGAGGGAGCTCAGATTTTAAAACCGGAGACCGTGGACATCATGACCCGCGGTTATCCTGTAGTGGATGTGATCCGTGGTTTGGGATGGGATAAATTGTCGCGTTATTCTTCCAATCGAGGCGATTTCTTTTCACGTCATGCGTTTGGGCATGGCGGTTTCACAGGGACGTCCATGTGGATTGATCCTGCGCAGGACCTGTTTGTGATTTTTCTCAGCAATCGAGTTCACCCGGACGGAAAAGGTTCGGTCAATTCGCTGGCAGGCCGCATCGGAACGATCGCGGCCGCGGCGATCGATCAACGTACGCAGTCGCGAACGGGGAAAGCTGCTGTTTCAAGCGACAGTTTAGAAGTACTGTCCGGCATTGATGTTTTGCGGCAGCAGCAGTTTCAAGCATTGAAAGGCTTACGGATTGGATTGATTACCAATCACACCGGTTTAAGCCGCGATGGAAAGAGCACAGTGCAACTTCTGCAAGAGGCGCCCGGCGTTCAATTGAAAACCTTATTCAGTCCCGAGCATGGTTTCGCCGGTAAACTGGACGTGTCGAAAATCGGTGATTCCACTGATCAGAAAACCGGCTTGAAAATCTTCAGCCTTTATGGAAAAACGCGCACGCCTACGCCAGAGAGCTTGCAGGAACTGGATGCACTGGTGTTCGATATTCAGGATATCGGCACACGGTTTTATACCTATATTTCCACAATGGGAAATGCGATGCAGGCAGCTAAAAAGCAGGGCATCAAATTCATTGTGCTCGATCGTCCGAACCCGATTAACGGTGTCGATTTTGCCGGGCCTGTCCTTGATGAAGGATCTCAGTCGTTTGTGGGCTATCATCGCATTCCCGTTCGCCATGGTATGACAGCCGGAGAATTGGCACGGATGTTTAACGAGGAGTTGAAGCTCAATGTGGAGTTGCAGGTAGTTCCCCTCAAGAACTGGAAACGGCACATGTATTACGACGAGACCGGTCTGACCTGGGTGAATCCCTCTCCCAACATGCGGAACTTGAATGAAGCGGTTCTTTATCCCGGCATCGGCCTCCTGGAAACAACCAATCTCTCGGTGGGGCGGGGAACGGATACTCCCTTTGAATGGATTGGTGCTCCCTGGCTGGATGGGATGAAACTGGCGCGGCAGTTAAATCGGTCTGGTTTACCCGGAGTACGTTTTGTGCCCGTTCAATTTACACCGGAGTCCAGTAAGTTTGCGGGAGAGTTATGTGGCGGGGTGAATTTCATTATCACCGATCGGCGGCAGTTTCAATCGGTGCGTACGGGGCTGGAAGTGGCCCATCAATTACGATTGTTGTTTCCTGATCAGTGGGAGACAAAACGTTTTAACCGTTTGCTGGCAAATCAGCGTGTGTTTGATGCTGTCGTTGCTGGTAAATCTGTATTTGCAATCCAAGCTTTGTATCAACAGGAACTGGCGGAATTTGCGATCAGGCGCGCAAAGTTTTTATTGTATTGA
- the serA gene encoding phosphoglycerate dehydrogenase, producing MYRVLITDNLSPAGLKILEDNPEIELDIRSGLSPEEVREALKSADGIIIRSATKLTEEVLKDQPRLKAIVRAGVGVDNIDRAAATREGIVVMNTPAGNTTSTAEQTIALMMSLARNIGPAYATMKEGKWERKKLTGTQVAGKTLAIIGLGRIGLSVAQRAQGLEMKVIGYDPFMSAERAAEYGIELYKEVDELVKHCDFLTVHTPLTDETRDLINAERIATMRPGVRIINCARGGIVNEDDLADALESGKVAGAACDVFTQEPPENRRLIDAPNMLATPHLGASTDEAQEMVALEAAEIISDFLTKNEIRHAINMIPVSGAEMADLKPHIELGHRLGLFLSQQTKGSLKSVQLQYRGEVAEKQTKLITSSFAAGLLSNAFEADVNIVNATVFAKERGIEISESRSTEAGTLSTLISATIETEEGTCSAAGTIFGQDFLRLTKLDEFYLDAYLDGNLLIYRHHDVPGLIGYIGTVLGNHNVNIAHMALGRLQNQPGGEAIAVLNVDGEVPDAAIEEVSSHKDVSCVKLIKMPPATAPLSWLQ from the coding sequence ATGTACCGAGTCCTGATCACGGACAACCTTTCGCCAGCTGGTCTTAAAATTCTCGAAGACAACCCGGAAATTGAATTGGATATTCGTTCCGGACTCTCGCCGGAAGAAGTACGGGAAGCACTCAAGTCAGCAGACGGAATCATCATCCGCAGTGCTACGAAACTGACGGAAGAGGTTCTGAAAGATCAGCCAAGATTGAAGGCGATCGTACGAGCTGGTGTGGGCGTCGATAACATTGACCGTGCCGCCGCCACGCGTGAAGGAATCGTCGTGATGAATACGCCGGCTGGAAATACAACCAGTACGGCGGAACAGACGATTGCCTTAATGATGTCACTGGCCCGTAATATCGGCCCGGCTTACGCCACCATGAAAGAGGGAAAATGGGAACGTAAAAAATTAACGGGCACCCAGGTCGCCGGCAAAACACTGGCGATTATCGGCCTCGGTCGCATCGGGCTTTCTGTCGCACAACGCGCACAAGGACTGGAAATGAAAGTCATCGGATATGATCCTTTCATGTCCGCAGAACGCGCAGCCGAGTATGGCATCGAACTTTATAAGGAAGTTGATGAGCTGGTAAAGCATTGTGACTTCCTGACCGTGCATACTCCTCTGACAGACGAAACACGCGACCTGATCAATGCCGAGCGGATCGCCACCATGCGTCCCGGAGTCCGAATCATCAACTGTGCCCGGGGAGGCATCGTCAACGAAGACGATCTGGCTGATGCCTTGGAATCTGGTAAAGTCGCCGGCGCTGCTTGCGACGTCTTCACACAGGAGCCCCCGGAAAACCGACGTCTGATCGACGCCCCCAACATGCTGGCAACTCCACACCTGGGTGCTTCCACAGATGAAGCTCAGGAAATGGTCGCACTGGAAGCCGCGGAAATCATTTCCGACTTTCTGACGAAGAATGAAATTCGCCACGCCATCAACATGATTCCCGTCTCAGGTGCAGAGATGGCAGACCTCAAACCACACATCGAACTCGGACACCGGTTAGGCCTGTTTTTGTCACAACAGACCAAAGGCAGTTTAAAGAGCGTTCAGCTTCAGTACCGCGGTGAAGTCGCTGAAAAACAAACCAAGCTGATTACCTCCAGCTTCGCTGCAGGCCTGCTCTCCAACGCTTTTGAAGCGGACGTCAATATCGTAAACGCGACCGTATTCGCGAAAGAACGTGGCATCGAAATTTCGGAATCACGCTCCACCGAAGCGGGAACGCTGTCCACACTGATTTCAGCGACGATTGAAACCGAAGAGGGAACGTGCTCAGCTGCTGGCACCATCTTCGGCCAGGATTTCCTGCGTCTGACCAAACTGGACGAGTTCTATCTCGACGCTTACCTTGATGGAAATCTGCTGATTTACCGGCACCATGACGTTCCCGGCCTGATCGGCTACATCGGCACCGTTCTGGGAAATCACAATGTCAATATCGCCCACATGGCGCTTGGCCGACTGCAAAACCAGCCCGGTGGCGAAGCCATCGCAGTCTTGAATGTGGATGGTGAAGTCCCCGATGCAGCGATCGAGGAAGTTTCCAGCCACAAAGATGTTTCCTGCGTGAAACTCATTAAAATGCCACCCGC
- a CDS encoding HEAT repeat domain-containing protein, with protein sequence MPTAMLPSSTRQKVLDSKMVAAQDLENKKELEKAKKAYETIHKADPKRAFACHRLAIVSYRLGDREEALGYFKKAQELTPENPELLSDYGYALYKMKKYQQAEEILRESVDLDPKSERAVTRLATVLGIQGKMSESYTQLCKISTPAEAHEIVAHLHSQRGEKQQALKQYQKALASSKMAVGGDLKKGSKAFQQNEQLLKRVEQNIAQLSTDPALKAAQTDMKMVNHSQSQQRKQKLSTAGMEKDFFRKVTEKSVAQSDQKKQLPQPKIEVADTKDSPFRVIQDNLVKKNAGKEIENPFLTDPALAESAFEKPQAEVAQTQEVKPQTKRETVDFEKLLAKTEARSEAKQEVAFRKLTDDDLNRLEQTVAREKKTVEVAREQQVARVESKPVQKQEKKKRSAYELMRELQNELIADFTPPEAELPSEQPTFQLVEQSVPEVQQENPFEKQYQHSNQVAAVESPFEGRAVTRIGKWNPIDPEMKTTTISPVSRQVEVQPVVQSKPSLVQNAVVSQPKLEVTQPMTAVGMCPDAKGEVRRLVAQLDSIEVPMLKQAIQRLGSMEGEAVAAVPALRSLSLHENMGVRIQSAFSLWKIEGNTDDSVPTLIDAMNSSVESDRSFAAAVLAQIGFQSQELTPILVRSLSDNNEYVRLHTAELLARNSDWKYQANKTLADCLLSKDVNIRWLASYSLADLKPEDDRVIAALSIALQDKASQVRAGAAYALGEIGPYAHKSIPELQKARFDTNSEVRTAAKNALSRVRRVSPPSAN encoded by the coding sequence ATGCCCACAGCCATGCTCCCCTCATCCACCCGACAAAAAGTCCTGGATAGCAAAATGGTTGCTGCGCAGGATCTGGAAAATAAAAAAGAATTGGAGAAGGCGAAAAAAGCCTACGAAACAATTCATAAAGCAGATCCGAAACGCGCCTTTGCCTGTCACAGGCTGGCTATTGTCAGTTATCGACTGGGTGACCGTGAAGAAGCGTTGGGGTATTTCAAAAAAGCCCAGGAACTGACTCCTGAAAATCCAGAACTGTTGAGTGACTATGGTTATGCACTCTATAAAATGAAAAAGTATCAGCAGGCGGAAGAGATTTTGCGTGAGTCGGTTGATCTTGATCCGAAGAGTGAGCGTGCGGTAACGCGTCTGGCAACCGTGCTTGGCATTCAGGGAAAAATGTCAGAAAGCTATACACAGCTCTGTAAGATCAGCACGCCTGCAGAAGCGCATGAAATTGTCGCACATTTGCATTCACAGCGTGGAGAAAAACAACAAGCGTTGAAGCAATATCAGAAGGCTCTGGCGAGCAGCAAAATGGCTGTCGGTGGAGATTTAAAGAAAGGTTCCAAAGCCTTTCAGCAGAATGAGCAATTGTTGAAGCGTGTCGAGCAGAACATCGCCCAGCTTTCGACAGATCCGGCTTTAAAAGCAGCTCAAACAGACATGAAGATGGTCAATCATTCTCAATCTCAGCAGAGAAAGCAGAAGCTGAGTACGGCAGGAATGGAGAAAGACTTCTTTCGAAAAGTCACGGAAAAATCGGTGGCTCAGTCTGATCAGAAAAAGCAGCTTCCACAGCCGAAGATCGAAGTTGCTGATACAAAGGATTCTCCGTTCCGCGTGATTCAGGACAACCTTGTCAAAAAGAATGCCGGAAAGGAAATCGAAAACCCATTTTTAACAGATCCGGCTTTGGCTGAATCGGCGTTTGAAAAACCGCAGGCGGAAGTGGCTCAGACACAGGAAGTCAAACCACAAACGAAAAGAGAAACAGTCGACTTTGAAAAGCTACTGGCCAAAACGGAAGCCCGTTCTGAAGCAAAACAAGAAGTGGCATTCAGAAAACTGACCGATGATGACCTGAATCGGCTGGAGCAAACTGTCGCGAGAGAGAAAAAGACAGTCGAAGTTGCTCGTGAACAGCAGGTCGCCCGGGTTGAGTCAAAACCTGTTCAGAAGCAAGAGAAAAAGAAACGTTCTGCCTATGAACTGATGCGTGAATTACAGAACGAGTTGATTGCTGATTTCACACCTCCGGAAGCAGAATTGCCCAGCGAGCAGCCCACGTTCCAACTGGTTGAACAGTCGGTCCCAGAAGTTCAACAGGAAAATCCGTTCGAAAAACAATATCAGCATTCGAATCAGGTCGCGGCCGTTGAATCGCCGTTTGAAGGACGTGCTGTAACTCGGATTGGTAAGTGGAATCCGATTGATCCCGAGATGAAAACAACGACGATCAGTCCTGTGTCTCGCCAGGTCGAAGTGCAGCCTGTTGTGCAGAGCAAACCATCTCTCGTGCAGAACGCGGTTGTGAGTCAACCAAAACTGGAAGTCACTCAGCCGATGACAGCTGTTGGCATGTGTCCGGATGCGAAAGGTGAAGTACGAAGACTGGTCGCGCAGCTCGATTCGATTGAAGTACCGATGCTGAAGCAGGCCATTCAACGTCTGGGATCAATGGAAGGGGAAGCGGTTGCTGCTGTCCCCGCACTGCGATCACTGTCGCTGCATGAGAATATGGGAGTACGGATTCAGTCTGCATTTTCCTTGTGGAAAATCGAAGGGAACACCGATGATTCCGTTCCCACATTGATTGATGCCATGAATTCTTCTGTGGAAAGCGATCGTTCCTTTGCTGCAGCGGTCCTGGCTCAGATTGGATTCCAATCTCAGGAGTTGACGCCGATTCTGGTTCGATCTCTGTCGGATAATAATGAGTATGTTCGTCTGCATACCGCGGAATTACTGGCTCGGAACTCTGATTGGAAATACCAGGCTAATAAAACACTGGCAGATTGTCTGCTGTCCAAGGATGTGAATATCCGTTGGTTAGCCAGTTACAGTCTGGCTGATCTTAAGCCGGAAGATGATCGGGTGATTGCAGCGTTATCCATTGCTCTGCAGGATAAAGCCAGCCAGGTTCGTGCGGGAGCCGCCTATGCTTTGGGAGAAATCGGGCCTTATGCTCACAAGTCGATTCCCGAACTCCAGAAGGCTCGATTTGATACGAACTCGGAAGTCAGAACTGCTGCGAAGAATGCCTTAAGCCGCGTTCGTCGAGTCAGTCCGCCTTCGGCCAACTAA
- a CDS encoding TAXI family TRAP transporter solute-binding subunit, whose protein sequence is MKRSLLKILVVILLIFLPVILHQTYRWMTALPRQITIAAGHPEGRYHGMAVQLKTMLEQRLPVDVKVLETKGSLENLELVRQGKVDLGFYQPGTEYALAALEPAKQAQPKLLVSPEDQIGFIANLYSQVMHVIVPADSGIESVRDLKGRRIAIGDQGSGDLAASLPLLRHLQLSLDQIEPAYLSYQEIEEQFGKKTLDAAIVTVGIEAPVLHDLLETGNYRILEIPFTGALTRKASHFYEYEIPAGMFRTQEPIVPENNLQTVACGAHLLTKGSTPDALIAEVTAIILHQNFSRQMHLNELFAAGHEFAQDNQGFPVHSGADHVYNPELKPFLNSDFVEATEGMRSFLVSVLIAAYLLFRWFQKRRSKAKEHRLDRFIRQLVEIENKQMQLDGNNQDDGPALQRLLDDVTSLRQGTLEQFSAHELNEDRATDAFLEMCHALSDKINAKLLGWKIDRLGEKISKS, encoded by the coding sequence ATGAAGCGTTCTTTATTAAAAATTCTGGTTGTGATCCTGCTGATTTTCCTGCCAGTGATCCTGCATCAAACCTATCGCTGGATGACCGCCTTACCGAGGCAGATCACCATTGCCGCCGGTCATCCGGAAGGCCGATATCATGGAATGGCGGTGCAACTCAAAACCATGCTGGAGCAACGTCTGCCTGTCGATGTAAAGGTTCTGGAAACAAAAGGCTCATTGGAAAACCTGGAGTTAGTACGTCAAGGAAAAGTAGATCTGGGTTTTTATCAACCGGGTACCGAGTATGCCCTGGCGGCACTCGAACCTGCGAAGCAGGCGCAACCAAAGTTGCTGGTGAGCCCGGAGGATCAGATCGGTTTCATTGCCAATTTGTATTCGCAGGTGATGCATGTCATTGTGCCCGCTGACTCCGGCATTGAAAGTGTAAGGGATCTGAAGGGGCGCAGGATTGCGATTGGTGATCAGGGATCGGGAGATCTGGCAGCCAGTCTTCCGCTTTTACGACACCTACAACTCAGTTTGGATCAAATCGAACCTGCGTACCTTTCCTATCAGGAAATCGAAGAACAGTTTGGAAAGAAAACACTGGATGCTGCGATTGTGACAGTGGGGATTGAAGCACCCGTATTGCATGATTTACTGGAAACAGGCAACTATCGTATTCTGGAGATTCCCTTTACCGGCGCTCTGACTCGCAAGGCGTCTCACTTTTATGAATACGAAATACCAGCAGGCATGTTTCGAACTCAAGAACCGATTGTGCCTGAAAATAATCTACAGACCGTTGCCTGTGGCGCGCATTTGCTGACAAAGGGATCGACGCCTGATGCTCTGATTGCTGAAGTGACTGCGATTATTCTGCATCAGAATTTTTCGCGGCAGATGCATTTGAACGAACTATTTGCTGCAGGACATGAATTTGCACAAGATAATCAGGGCTTCCCCGTGCATTCGGGGGCTGACCATGTTTATAACCCTGAGCTAAAACCATTTCTGAATTCCGATTTTGTTGAAGCGACGGAGGGGATGCGGTCGTTTCTGGTATCGGTGTTGATTGCCGCTTATTTATTATTTCGATGGTTTCAGAAGCGGCGCTCCAAAGCCAAGGAGCACAGGCTGGACCGCTTTATCAGACAGCTTGTCGAGATCGAAAATAAACAAATGCAACTGGATGGGAACAATCAGGATGATGGTCCCGCGTTGCAGAGGTTGCTTGATGATGTGACCAGTTTGCGTCAGGGGACACTGGAGCAATTTTCAGCGCACGAATTGAATGAGGATCGTGCGACTGATGCATTTCTGGAGATGTGCCATGCGTTGAGTGATAAAATTAACGCCAAGCTTTTAGGCTGGAAAATTGATCGCCTGGGTGAGAAGATAAGTAAATCTTAG
- a CDS encoding NAD+ synthase has protein sequence MKIALAQLNPTVGDLSGNCQRIREVIQQAEQAGADLVLFSELVVCGYPPKDILLREGFVEACDRAVERLAREIKSEIGVILGHPTGRDLPPGRIANAASLLHQGQVVSRVHKLLLPNYDVFDEQRYFRHADLSRIKPIEFQGLKLGLHICEDAWWGQPDTFYHNQPLELPDPVKILAGAGSDLLINISASPFEIDKRERRHQIVQTHVDRYAIPYLFVNQVGGNDDLVFDGHSFVTDGKNQIVLQMPGFQEGLQMYDTESPQEAVSLEIETSSREEQLFQALVLGLRDYMQKCGFTDCVLGLSGGIDSALACAIAAEAIAPERVHALLLPSRYSSEHSVADSLELVKNLGLDYEIIPIDEVHRAFENLPVIGDDLKIEPAGLADQNLQARIRGANVMVRSNQHGWMALATGNKSELAVGYCTLYGDMAGGFAVLSDVFKRDVYRVAQYVNQRAGRTLIPEHILKKAPSAELAPNQLDQDSLPEYDLLDAILKGLIEDELSVKSLAKEYPIETVRWVANKLDRNEFKRRQMPPGIKLSNRAFGSGRRMPMAARFQWELD, from the coding sequence GTGAAAATTGCCTTGGCACAACTGAATCCAACAGTAGGAGATCTCTCTGGAAATTGTCAGCGAATACGGGAAGTGATACAGCAGGCAGAACAAGCGGGCGCTGATCTGGTCCTCTTTTCAGAACTGGTCGTTTGTGGTTATCCTCCCAAAGATATTCTATTGCGGGAAGGGTTTGTCGAAGCCTGTGACCGGGCCGTCGAACGACTGGCGCGCGAGATCAAATCGGAGATTGGTGTCATCCTGGGGCATCCTACCGGACGGGACCTGCCACCAGGCCGGATCGCCAACGCGGCGAGTTTACTGCATCAGGGTCAGGTGGTGTCTCGCGTTCATAAATTGCTGCTTCCGAATTATGACGTGTTTGATGAACAGCGTTATTTTCGTCATGCCGATTTGAGTCGCATCAAGCCGATCGAGTTTCAGGGACTCAAACTGGGATTGCATATTTGTGAAGATGCCTGGTGGGGGCAGCCGGATACATTTTATCACAATCAGCCGCTGGAGTTACCCGATCCGGTGAAGATCCTGGCAGGCGCCGGTTCAGATTTATTAATCAATATTTCTGCAAGTCCGTTTGAAATTGATAAACGAGAGCGCCGCCATCAAATTGTGCAGACACACGTTGATCGATATGCGATTCCCTATCTGTTTGTGAATCAAGTCGGTGGCAACGATGACCTGGTATTTGACGGCCACAGTTTTGTGACCGATGGGAAAAATCAGATCGTGCTGCAGATGCCTGGGTTTCAAGAAGGCCTGCAAATGTATGATACAGAGTCGCCTCAGGAAGCGGTCTCACTTGAAATCGAAACGAGTTCCCGCGAGGAACAATTATTTCAGGCGCTTGTCCTCGGCTTGCGGGATTACATGCAGAAGTGCGGCTTCACTGACTGTGTACTGGGCTTATCGGGGGGAATCGACAGCGCCCTGGCATGTGCGATCGCTGCTGAGGCGATCGCTCCCGAACGCGTGCATGCACTGTTACTGCCCAGCCGCTATAGTAGCGAGCATAGCGTGGCTGATTCATTGGAACTGGTGAAGAATCTGGGGTTGGACTATGAAATCATTCCCATCGATGAAGTACATCGGGCTTTTGAAAATCTGCCTGTGATCGGAGACGATTTAAAGATCGAGCCGGCAGGACTGGCCGACCAGAATCTGCAGGCTCGGATTCGTGGGGCGAATGTCATGGTCCGCAGCAACCAACATGGCTGGATGGCCCTGGCGACCGGTAATAAGAGCGAACTGGCGGTAGGTTACTGCACTCTATATGGCGATATGGCAGGCGGCTTTGCCGTGCTGAGTGATGTTTTCAAACGCGATGTCTATCGAGTTGCTCAGTATGTAAACCAAAGAGCGGGACGCACGCTGATTCCCGAGCACATTCTGAAAAAAGCACCCAGTGCGGAATTAGCGCCGAATCAACTCGACCAGGACTCATTGCCCGAATATGATTTACTGGACGCGATTCTAAAAGGCTTGATTGAAGACGAGCTTTCCGTTAAGAGCCTGGCCAAAGAATATCCCATTGAAACGGTTCGCTGGGTTGCCAATAAACTGGATCGAAATGAATTTAAACGACGTCAGATGCCGCCGGGGATTAAACTTTCCAACCGCGCTTTTGGGTCGGGACGCCGAATGCCGATGGCAGCTCGATTTCAATGGGAACTGGATTAA
- the trmB gene encoding tRNA (guanosine(46)-N7)-methyltransferase TrmB, with translation MSRSKPTKDLKPYFRTLEDLEGPFDWSDFFGNDNPVVLDVGAGRGLFLFNASGATPDKNFLGMEIDYREGRRAATRLLKAERPNARVLGGDARIAFDKFIPDSSISEVHVYFPDPWWKKRHHKRRIFTDVFVNRITKALKNGGELHFWTDVEEYFERVKNLMDHASQFIQREAPQESLPEHDMDYQTSFERKKRNEGWKIHRGLWVLQK, from the coding sequence ATGTCGCGTTCCAAACCCACCAAAGATCTCAAACCCTATTTTCGAACTCTGGAAGATCTGGAAGGCCCCTTCGACTGGTCTGATTTTTTTGGCAATGACAATCCGGTGGTGCTGGATGTAGGAGCCGGCCGCGGTTTGTTCCTGTTCAATGCCAGTGGCGCTACACCAGATAAGAATTTTCTGGGCATGGAAATTGATTACCGTGAAGGACGGCGGGCCGCTACGAGATTACTGAAAGCCGAACGGCCGAATGCCCGTGTACTCGGCGGCGATGCACGCATTGCCTTTGATAAATTCATCCCGGACTCATCCATCTCAGAAGTTCATGTTTACTTCCCCGATCCCTGGTGGAAAAAACGCCATCATAAACGCCGCATCTTTACGGACGTCTTTGTCAACCGGATCACCAAGGCACTCAAGAATGGTGGGGAGCTTCATTTCTGGACTGACGTAGAAGAATATTTCGAACGGGTCAAAAATTTAATGGACCATGCGTCCCAGTTCATCCAGCGAGAAGCACCGCAAGAGAGTCTGCCCGAACACGACATGGATTACCAGACCAGTTTCGAAAGGAAAAAACGAAACGAGGGCTGGAAAATCCACCGCGGTCTCTGGGTACTTCAAAAGTAA